One genomic window of Ilyobacter polytropus DSM 2926 includes the following:
- a CDS encoding BamA/OMP85 family outer membrane protein has translation MRKQLLVLLTFLFSLLAFGDDANYQVKEIEVTNNREVPVEVVQSVMESRVGENYSTTKMVEDYKRIKNLSYIEDVVIYPKIYDAGIKLSIEIKEKEDSKKILEDSGIIPLSERENIDKSLVVNSIEIYGNRYISREDILNMIPVKTGGYFSKKKVLDGQKNIINSGYFREVTPEVYKYGEGVLVRYNLTENPVITGINIYGNTVYSTEELMKGIKTEPGKIYNLNTLREDKDGIIAKYHEGGYALTELANIGLNDSYELEIYLSEGVIRDIQFRKMVTKQKGARRKATDNVLKTKDYVIERNLEFKVGEVFDYNKYQESIKNLMKSGNFKNIKPEYKTIPGDPDGRIVVMLFDEERTASLQGSLSYGSEVGFLGSLSVKDTNYKGRGQDFGVTYEKSDSDYSKFSLDFQDPWIKDTERISWGWSLYKSQYEDDDSELFYDVNTYGFKVNAGKGITKNVRLSLGTKVEYVTEDDEDGDRTDDYGLTSIFPAITYDTRNHFWNPTEGEYAKLQVEGGYAGGYDAGAFGNTTLELRKYHRGFWKTNTFAYRAIGGIMTDSTKESQRFRVGGGSSLRGYDGGYYKGTEKLTFTVENRSQINDVLGFVVFVDAGRAWNQDGRDTSYEHDGDFPDDIGVGAGVGMRLNTPLGPLRFDFGWPVGDTDESGMQFYFNMGHTF, from the coding sequence ATGAGAAAACAATTATTAGTACTACTTACGTTTCTTTTTTCTCTTTTAGCTTTTGGTGACGATGCAAATTACCAAGTTAAAGAGATAGAGGTCACAAACAACAGAGAGGTACCTGTGGAAGTTGTCCAGTCTGTTATGGAATCCAGGGTGGGAGAGAATTATTCCACAACAAAAATGGTAGAAGACTATAAAAGGATCAAAAATCTCAGTTACATAGAAGATGTGGTCATCTACCCGAAAATCTATGATGCTGGAATAAAGCTCAGCATAGAAATTAAAGAAAAAGAGGATTCAAAAAAGATTTTGGAAGATAGCGGAATTATACCTTTGTCTGAAAGAGAAAACATTGACAAATCTCTGGTTGTAAATTCAATAGAGATATACGGTAACCGTTATATATCAAGAGAAGATATACTAAATATGATACCTGTGAAAACAGGAGGATATTTTTCCAAAAAGAAGGTCCTTGATGGACAGAAAAATATAATTAACTCGGGATATTTCAGAGAGGTGACCCCAGAAGTATACAAATACGGAGAAGGGGTATTAGTAAGATACAACCTCACAGAAAACCCAGTTATAACAGGAATAAATATCTATGGGAATACAGTATATTCTACTGAGGAACTTATGAAGGGGATAAAAACTGAACCTGGGAAGATATACAATCTGAACACCCTGAGAGAGGATAAGGATGGAATTATTGCTAAATATCATGAAGGTGGGTATGCTCTTACGGAACTTGCAAATATAGGTCTGAATGACAGCTATGAACTAGAGATATACCTAAGTGAAGGTGTGATAAGAGATATTCAGTTTAGGAAAATGGTGACAAAACAAAAAGGTGCCAGAAGAAAAGCTACAGATAATGTTTTAAAAACTAAAGACTATGTTATAGAAAGAAATTTAGAGTTTAAAGTGGGAGAGGTGTTTGATTATAACAAGTACCAAGAATCCATTAAAAACCTTATGAAATCAGGAAATTTTAAAAACATAAAACCTGAGTATAAGACTATTCCAGGTGATCCAGATGGAAGAATAGTCGTTATGTTATTTGATGAAGAAAGAACTGCCTCTCTTCAAGGATCACTTTCTTATGGATCTGAAGTTGGGTTCTTGGGTAGTTTATCAGTAAAAGATACTAACTACAAAGGTAGAGGCCAGGATTTTGGTGTGACTTATGAAAAATCTGATTCAGACTATAGTAAATTTTCGCTTGATTTTCAAGATCCTTGGATAAAGGATACAGAAAGAATCTCATGGGGATGGAGTCTTTATAAATCACAATATGAAGATGACGACAGTGAACTGTTTTATGATGTAAATACCTATGGATTCAAGGTAAATGCAGGTAAAGGAATCACCAAAAATGTCAGATTGAGTTTAGGTACAAAGGTTGAGTATGTAACTGAAGATGATGAAGACGGCGACAGAACAGATGATTACGGACTGACAAGTATATTTCCTGCTATAACCTATGATACTAGAAATCATTTCTGGAATCCAACTGAAGGAGAATACGCTAAACTTCAAGTTGAAGGTGGATATGCAGGGGGTTATGATGCAGGTGCTTTTGGAAACACAACTTTGGAACTGAGAAAGTACCATAGAGGTTTCTGGAAGACAAATACCTTTGCCTACAGGGCTATAGGTGGTATTATGACAGATTCTACTAAAGAATCACAAAGATTCAGAGTAGGTGGAGGAAGCTCCCTCAGAGGTTATGACGGAGGATATTATAAAGGAACAGAAAAACTAACCTTTACAGTAGAAAACAGAAGCCAGATAAACGACGTATTAGGTTTTGTGGTCTTCGTAGATGCAGGAAGAGCTTGGAATCAAGACGGAAGAGATACTTCTTATGAACATGATGGAGATTTTCCAGATGACATAGGAGTAGGTGCCGGAGTGGGAATGAGACTTAATACACCTCTAGGACCACTTAGATTTGATTTTGGATGGCCAGTTGGAGATACAGATGAGTCTGGAATGCAATTCTACTTTAACATGGGACATACATTTTAA
- a CDS encoding OmpH family outer membrane protein, with protein sequence MKKLTILALAVTMSMSAFAMKVGYVSSQEVFSKYSGTKVVKEQLVKEKGRLENQIKKQEVDLQKLQVELQAKGKSVTKQEKAKFQKQAEEFQKYVNQAQMNLNRQEKAKFSEITKNIEASIQSVAKKEKFDYIFEDGAIKFGGEDITQKVLNQMEKGQKIKLK encoded by the coding sequence ATGAAAAAATTAACGATTCTAGCTCTGGCGGTGACAATGTCAATGTCGGCATTTGCTATGAAAGTGGGATATGTAAGTTCTCAAGAGGTATTTTCAAAGTATTCAGGAACAAAGGTTGTAAAAGAGCAGCTTGTTAAAGAAAAAGGTAGATTAGAAAATCAGATTAAAAAGCAAGAAGTGGATCTTCAAAAGCTGCAGGTAGAACTTCAGGCAAAAGGTAAATCAGTTACAAAACAGGAAAAAGCTAAATTCCAGAAACAAGCAGAAGAATTTCAAAAATATGTAAATCAAGCACAGATGAATTTAAATAGGCAGGAAAAAGCTAAATTTAGTGAAATAACTAAAAATATAGAGGCTTCTATCCAGTCAGTTGCTAAAAAAGAAAAATTCGATTATATCTTTGAAGATGGAGCAATCAAATTTGGTGGGGAAGACATAACTCAAAAGGTATTAAACCAGATGGAAAAAGGACAAAAGATAAAGTTGAAATAA
- the lpxD gene encoding UDP-3-O-(3-hydroxymyristoyl)glucosamine N-acyltransferase, which translates to MKYKLQDVAALLGGEIKGDKSLEISGLSPFFQARETELTFAADEKFLRKISETKAGAVIVPPIPGLPGDKTYIVVNGNPRELMPKLLSFFKRKTKPMVKMIEDTAKIGKNVSIAPNVYLGHDVEIGDNVAISPNTTICQGVKIGEGSVIYSNVTIREFSELGKKCIIQPGAVIGSDGFGYVKVAGKNQKIEQIGRVLIGDEVEIGSNTTIDRGAIGDTIIKNYTKIDNLVQIAHNDIIGENCIIISQVGIAGSTEVGDNTTLAGQVGVSGHLKIGSNVIVGSKSAIHGNVKDNQILSGFPLVDHRDDLKIKVSLKKLPEMIKKVKELEKILLKK; encoded by the coding sequence ATGAAGTATAAATTACAAGATGTAGCTGCCCTCCTAGGCGGGGAAATAAAGGGAGATAAAAGTCTTGAAATATCAGGACTTTCTCCCTTTTTTCAAGCCAGGGAGACAGAGCTTACTTTTGCTGCAGATGAAAAATTTTTAAGGAAAATATCAGAAACAAAGGCTGGGGCTGTAATAGTACCCCCTATACCCGGGCTGCCTGGGGATAAAACTTACATAGTTGTAAATGGAAATCCAAGGGAACTTATGCCGAAACTTCTATCCTTTTTCAAAAGAAAAACAAAACCTATGGTAAAAATGATTGAGGATACAGCCAAAATAGGAAAAAATGTATCTATTGCTCCAAATGTATATCTAGGACATGATGTAGAGATAGGAGATAATGTGGCAATATCTCCAAATACAACCATATGCCAAGGTGTAAAAATAGGAGAGGGTTCGGTAATCTACTCAAATGTAACAATAAGAGAGTTCAGTGAACTGGGAAAAAAATGCATAATTCAGCCAGGAGCCGTCATAGGTTCTGATGGATTTGGATATGTAAAGGTCGCCGGAAAAAACCAAAAGATAGAGCAGATAGGAAGAGTATTAATAGGCGATGAAGTCGAAATAGGATCAAATACCACTATAGACAGAGGTGCTATAGGAGATACCATAATAAAAAACTATACCAAAATAGACAACCTGGTTCAGATAGCACATAACGATATTATAGGTGAAAATTGTATAATAATATCCCAGGTAGGTATAGCAGGAAGTACCGAGGTAGGAGACAACACAACTCTAGCTGGTCAAGTAGGAGTTTCAGGACATTTAAAGATAGGAAGTAACGTTATAGTTGGTTCTAAGTCTGCAATACATGGAAATGTAAAGGACAATCAGATACTGTCAGGTTTTCCTCTTGTAGATCATAGAGACGATTTGAAGATAAAAGTATCATTAAAAAAACTTCCTGAAATGATCAAAAAAGTAAAAGAGTTGGAAAAAATATTGCTTAAAAAATAA
- a CDS encoding nitroreductase family protein, which translates to MEAIFNRRSVRKYSGQKVEESKIEKILRAAMQAPSAGNQQAWEFVVVRDKEMLKKLSEVSPYSKMAANADVVIAVMANEEYMRYPSYWQQDLGAATENILLQAVTEGLGSVWIAVAPREDRISTMREIFSLPETVIPFCMVALGYPDQEVKLSDKWDGNKVHYEEYKPV; encoded by the coding sequence ATGGAAGCAATTTTTAACCGTAGAAGTGTAAGAAAATATTCAGGACAAAAAGTAGAAGAGAGTAAAATAGAAAAAATTCTCAGAGCCGCTATGCAGGCTCCTAGTGCTGGGAATCAGCAAGCCTGGGAATTTGTAGTGGTAAGGGACAAGGAGATGCTTAAAAAGTTATCAGAGGTAAGTCCTTACTCAAAAATGGCTGCAAATGCAGATGTTGTAATCGCAGTAATGGCCAACGAAGAGTATATGAGGTATCCTTCATACTGGCAGCAAGACTTGGGGGCAGCAACTGAGAACATTCTGCTTCAGGCAGTGACTGAGGGACTTGGAAGTGTTTGGATAGCAGTAGCACCTAGAGAAGACAGAATTTCTACTATGAGGGAAATATTTTCACTTCCTGAAACAGTGATACCTTTTTGCATGGTTGCCTTAGGATATCCTGATCAAGAGGTAAAATTATCTGACAAATGGGATGGAAATAAGGTACATTATGAGGAATACAAGCCTGTATAA
- a CDS encoding class I SAM-dependent methyltransferase: MKCHLCNGETEEFLVKNKKFEQLYYRCKNCSFIFLEEKALLKGSEELERYEMHNNSIDDPVYREYFEKFIEYSFEDLDNVENILDYGSGPEPVLASVLREKGYKVDIYDKYFSPEKIYKDRKYDVVCSTEVIEHIYYPMEVLKELVGSVKKNGHLIIMTNFHKDSWTHFKNWWYIQDPTHTVFYSMKTFKFIEKEFKLKIIKNNGKNIIIFKKED; the protein is encoded by the coding sequence TTGAAGTGTCATTTATGTAACGGTGAAACAGAAGAATTTTTAGTAAAAAATAAGAAATTTGAACAGTTATATTATAGATGTAAAAATTGTAGTTTTATCTTTTTAGAAGAGAAAGCCTTGTTGAAAGGTTCGGAAGAACTTGAAAGATATGAGATGCACAATAACTCAATTGACGATCCTGTATACAGAGAATATTTTGAAAAATTTATAGAATATTCTTTTGAAGACCTTGATAATGTAGAAAATATATTGGACTATGGATCCGGACCTGAACCTGTACTAGCTTCGGTTTTGAGGGAAAAAGGTTATAAGGTGGATATTTATGACAAGTATTTCTCACCTGAAAAAATTTATAAAGACCGTAAATACGATGTAGTGTGTTCAACAGAAGTTATAGAGCATATATATTACCCGATGGAAGTTCTAAAAGAGCTTGTAGGGTCTGTGAAAAAAAACGGTCACCTTATAATTATGACAAATTTTCATAAAGATTCCTGGACACACTTCAAAAATTGGTGGTATATCCAGGATCCTACTCACACGGTTTTTTACAGTATGAAAACTTTTAAGTTTATAGAAAAAGAATTTAAACTTAAAATTATAAAAAACAATGGAAAAAATATAATAATTTTTAAAAAGGAGGATTGA
- a CDS encoding glucosaminidase domain-containing protein, with amino-acid sequence MKELKWSLFFLYLFLQVVTVSSGNYMRNISDKKPDVVAVNTREKTSSNYKIIYVDSPEDLKTKEKSNKYVYAVRKIDLNSYPVKEKKELFVNLMMPAIEISRNQILENKSLVKKIIKRGSIKNKEKDKLERLFDNYGIEDKDTKQLLEKMIVPPTSLILSQAALESGWGTSRFFREGNNVFGIWSYDSSDERMKAGETRENGFTAHLKKFSNLKEAVDAYILLISTGSAYESLRKGINRGENSEKLAKYLVKYSELGYSYTERIEKVIRVNDLEKYDI; translated from the coding sequence ATGAAAGAGTTAAAATGGAGTTTGTTTTTTCTTTATCTGTTTCTACAAGTAGTGACCGTTTCTTCAGGAAACTACATGAGAAATATAAGCGATAAAAAGCCAGATGTGGTGGCAGTAAATACAAGAGAAAAAACAAGTTCAAATTACAAAATTATATACGTAGACAGTCCAGAGGACTTAAAAACAAAGGAAAAATCTAATAAATATGTCTATGCTGTCAGAAAAATAGACTTGAATTCCTATCCTGTGAAGGAAAAAAAAGAATTATTTGTAAACTTAATGATGCCTGCAATAGAAATTTCAAGAAATCAGATATTAGAAAACAAAAGCTTGGTAAAAAAAATAATAAAAAGAGGCAGTATTAAGAATAAGGAGAAAGATAAGCTAGAGAGATTGTTTGACAATTATGGTATAGAGGATAAAGATACAAAACAACTTCTTGAAAAAATGATTGTTCCACCCACTTCACTTATTTTAAGTCAGGCAGCTCTAGAAAGTGGCTGGGGAACCTCTAGATTTTTTAGAGAGGGAAACAATGTTTTTGGGATATGGTCCTATGACAGCAGTGATGAACGTATGAAAGCGGGAGAAACAAGAGAAAATGGTTTTACTGCACATCTTAAAAAATTTAGTAATTTAAAAGAGGCTGTAGACGCGTATATTCTGCTTATTTCTACAGGAAGTGCATATGAAAGTCTCAGAAAAGGTATAAACAGAGGAGAGAATTCTGAAAAACTGGCGAAATATCTGGTGAAATATTCTGAACTCGGATATAGTTACACTGAGAGAATCGAAAAGGTTATAAGGGTCAATGACTTAGAAAAATACGATATTTAG
- a CDS encoding M3 family oligoendopeptidase: MNRIYYSDNFQVEDIESVKNELQKLLEKDLKSVEDLEKYIDKYNELSAIVEEVMAWKYIKMTRFADQEEYSKDFNEFYGTIISEFNRQSFHINKKIYDSLYISKLPEERYKNYKLILKNDIDIFEEKNIPLQIEENELSNQYGEIISKIIIEFQGESYTLSQMNRFLKDNDRKIREEAWKKIYVAVSEKKSELNELFNKLLKIRVEMAKNKNFENYRDYMHKAKGRFSYTPEDLYKFHESVEKVIVPMLREINEKKKVKINLDTLRPWDTEASEDGKILKPFENEKELLEKGISALMDVKEEFGSKLRYMAEKEFLDLGNRKGKAPGGYNYPLSESGAAFIFMNAVGVQRDVVTLMHEAGHALHSFATKDERLMSYKETPSEVAELASMSMEFISMDKWQRFYEKKEDFKKAQKEQIIGALQTFPWVMTVDAFQHWIYLNPDHTQKERDAKFEELMDRFNTKVNWQGLANEKSMVWLKQLHIFEVPFYYIEYAISQLGAIGMYKNYKQNPETTLIKYEEFLSLGYSKSIEEIYETAGIKFDFSEGYISELANFLKGELEKLD, from the coding sequence ATGAATAGAATTTATTATAGTGATAACTTTCAGGTGGAAGATATAGAAAGTGTAAAAAATGAGCTTCAAAAACTTTTGGAAAAAGATCTGAAAAGTGTCGAAGACTTAGAAAAATATATAGATAAATATAATGAGTTAAGTGCCATAGTAGAAGAGGTCATGGCCTGGAAATATATCAAAATGACAAGATTTGCGGATCAGGAAGAGTACTCTAAGGATTTTAACGAATTTTACGGGACAATCATATCTGAATTTAACAGACAGTCATTTCATATAAATAAAAAAATATATGATAGTCTTTATATCAGTAAACTGCCTGAAGAGAGGTACAAAAATTATAAACTTATTTTAAAAAATGATATTGATATTTTTGAGGAAAAAAATATTCCTCTTCAGATTGAGGAAAATGAACTTTCAAATCAGTATGGAGAGATAATTTCAAAAATAATCATTGAGTTTCAAGGAGAAAGCTACACCCTTTCCCAAATGAACAGGTTTCTTAAAGATAATGACAGAAAAATCAGGGAAGAGGCGTGGAAAAAGATATATGTCGCAGTTTCGGAGAAAAAATCTGAATTAAACGAGCTATTTAACAAACTTTTAAAGATAAGAGTTGAAATGGCTAAGAATAAGAATTTTGAAAACTACAGAGATTATATGCATAAGGCAAAGGGAAGATTTTCATATACTCCAGAGGATTTATACAAATTTCATGAATCTGTGGAAAAAGTAATAGTTCCGATGCTGAGAGAGATAAATGAAAAAAAGAAAGTGAAAATAAATCTTGATACACTTCGTCCTTGGGATACAGAGGCTAGTGAAGACGGGAAAATATTAAAACCTTTTGAAAATGAAAAAGAACTACTGGAAAAGGGAATATCTGCCTTGATGGATGTAAAAGAAGAGTTTGGTTCAAAGCTTCGATACATGGCTGAAAAAGAGTTCTTAGATCTTGGAAACAGAAAAGGAAAGGCTCCTGGAGGATATAATTATCCCTTGAGTGAAAGTGGAGCCGCATTTATATTTATGAATGCAGTGGGAGTACAAAGGGATGTTGTGACCCTTATGCATGAGGCCGGGCATGCTCTTCACTCTTTTGCTACAAAAGACGAGAGACTGATGTCTTATAAAGAAACTCCTAGTGAGGTAGCAGAGCTGGCATCTATGTCCATGGAATTTATCAGTATGGATAAGTGGCAGAGGTTTTATGAAAAAAAAGAGGACTTTAAAAAAGCACAGAAAGAGCAGATTATAGGGGCACTTCAGACTTTTCCGTGGGTTATGACAGTGGATGCCTTTCAGCACTGGATATATCTTAACCCAGATCATACCCAAAAAGAAAGAGATGCAAAGTTTGAAGAACTAATGGATAGATTTAACACTAAAGTAAACTGGCAGGGCTTAGCAAATGAAAAATCCATGGTCTGGCTAAAGCAGCTTCATATTTTTGAAGTTCCTTTTTATTATATAGAATATGCAATAAGTCAGCTTGGAGCAATAGGAATGTATAAGAATTATAAACAAAATCCAGAAACCACCCTTATTAAGTATGAAGAATTTCTTTCTTTAGGCTACTCTAAATCAATAGAAGAAATATATGAGACTGCCGGAATAAAGTTTGATTTTTCTGAAGGATATATAAGTGAACTAGCGAACTTCTTAAAAGGAGAGTTAGAAAAGTTAGATTAG
- the lspA gene encoding signal peptidase II → MYLWTVFFLFFIDVFSKVIAEKKLKFHPKSILSGAIHLYYVRNFGIAFNKLSHKKWLILTLNFVLLIYITSLYTAPNINKMGLSLVLAGGLGNTLNRLFRGYVIDFIYFNIKGSPVFNMADFYILSGIIVILLEEILII, encoded by the coding sequence ATGTATTTATGGACTGTTTTCTTTTTGTTTTTTATAGATGTTTTCAGCAAAGTAATAGCAGAAAAGAAATTGAAATTTCATCCTAAAAGTATTTTATCCGGAGCGATTCACCTTTATTATGTAAGGAATTTTGGTATTGCATTCAATAAACTAAGTCATAAAAAGTGGCTTATTCTTACATTAAATTTTGTTTTGCTTATTTATATAACTTCTCTCTATACCGCTCCAAATATAAATAAGATGGGCCTCTCCCTTGTGCTGGCAGGCGGACTGGGGAATACCCTAAACAGACTGTTCAGAGGCTATGTGATTGATTTTATATATTTTAATATAAAGGGATCTCCGGTTTTTAACATGGCAGACTTTTATATACTATCTGGGATTATAGTGATTCTCCTAGAGGAAATTTTAATTATTTAA
- a CDS encoding YgjP-like metallopeptidase domain-containing protein: MERLKYLGAYDSKLKEQVITLIENKNLGKLILKKYPTPHNITTDKMLYDYVIDIKNKYLKKSNPISKVSYDSKINFSNQALGLHTYVSRVQGNKLKTKNEIKISSQFKKMPLEFLKMIVVHELAHLKEKSHDKSFYKLCEYIEPNYHQLEFDMRLYLTYMDIFKKSLY, translated from the coding sequence ATGGAAAGACTAAAGTATCTCGGAGCTTATGACTCCAAATTAAAGGAACAGGTTATAACACTTATAGAAAATAAAAATCTCGGAAAGTTAATTTTAAAAAAATATCCCACTCCCCATAATATAACAACAGATAAAATGCTTTATGATTATGTTATAGATATAAAAAATAAGTATCTGAAAAAATCCAATCCCATAAGCAAGGTTTCCTATGATTCAAAGATCAATTTTTCAAATCAGGCACTGGGACTCCATACTTATGTATCCCGAGTCCAGGGAAACAAATTAAAGACGAAAAATGAGATTAAGATTTCCAGTCAGTTTAAAAAAATGCCCTTGGAATTTTTGAAAATGATAGTGGTTCATGAATTGGCCCACCTAAAAGAAAAATCCCATGACAAGTCTTTTTATAAACTTTGTGAATATATAGAGCCAAACTATCACCAGTTAGAATTTGATATGAGATTGTATCTTACCTATATGGACATTTTTAAGAAGTCATTGTATTAA
- a CDS encoding TIGR03936 family radical SAM-associated protein yields MKKRLYFDKIEDMKYISHLDMMRFLERLLKKAKIEVKYSEGFHPRPKMSFGNPVSLGVEAYDEVMDLELLVEMDNKVLLEKLNAECPLGFRFKGAEDVPRKSSIAEEFQIMIYEISGDEKTLEKLKRLLEQDDIIEVKIKKGKRKERNLKERIQYYKIEESKLRLELINTSPNVFLGMAEISPTEVEIKKLGYRK; encoded by the coding sequence ATGAAAAAAAGACTTTACTTCGATAAAATCGAAGACATGAAGTATATATCCCATCTGGACATGATGAGATTTCTAGAAAGGCTTTTAAAAAAGGCTAAGATAGAAGTCAAGTATTCAGAAGGATTTCACCCGAGACCTAAGATGTCATTTGGTAATCCAGTATCTTTAGGAGTAGAGGCTTATGATGAGGTAATGGACCTAGAGCTTTTAGTGGAGATGGACAACAAAGTTCTTTTAGAGAAACTAAATGCAGAGTGTCCTCTGGGATTTAGATTTAAAGGTGCAGAGGATGTCCCTAGAAAATCAAGTATTGCAGAGGAATTTCAGATAATGATATATGAGATATCTGGAGATGAAAAAACACTTGAAAAACTCAAAAGACTTCTTGAACAGGATGATATTATAGAGGTCAAGATTAAAAAAGGTAAAAGAAAAGAGAGAAATCTCAAAGAAAGAATACAGTATTATAAAATAGAGGAAAGTAAGCTTCGTCTAGAACTTATAAATACCTCTCCAAATGTATTTTTGGGAATGGCTGAAATAAGTCCCACAGAAGTTGAAATAAAAAAATTAGGATATAGAAAGTAA
- the serS gene encoding serine--tRNA ligase, which produces MLDLRYMRDNIEFLKGMLKNRNASVDLDDFEQLDAERRDLLTEVEALKHKRNNVSQEVGKLKREKKDASHIIAEMGTVSSKIKELDSKLSEIDSKLQYYQMTIPNVYHESTPVGKDEEDNLLVRTWGEPTEFEYEPKNHWELGEELGILDFERGAKLGGARFTVYRGLGARLERALINFMLDLHTTEHGYTEHITPFLVRRDICEGTGQLPKFEDDMYKTTDEMFLISTSEITLTNLHRKEILEESDLPKYYTAHSPCFRREAGSYGRDVKGLIRQHQFNKVEMVKITTPENSYDELDKMVVNAETVLQKLGLPYRLVQLCSGDIGFSAAKTYDLEVWLPGQGKYREISSCSNCGDFQARRMGLKYRPEGTKKSEFVNTLNGSGVAVGRALLAIMENYQQEDGSIIIPEALRPYMGGIDVIKK; this is translated from the coding sequence ATGTTAGATTTGAGATACATGCGTGACAACATCGAATTTTTAAAGGGGATGCTGAAAAACAGAAATGCTTCAGTAGATCTTGACGACTTTGAACAGCTAGATGCAGAAAGAAGAGACCTTCTTACTGAGGTTGAAGCATTAAAACATAAAAGAAACAATGTTTCCCAAGAGGTAGGGAAATTAAAAAGAGAGAAAAAAGATGCCTCTCATATAATAGCTGAGATGGGAACGGTTTCTTCGAAAATAAAAGAGCTAGATTCAAAACTTTCAGAAATAGATTCAAAACTTCAGTATTATCAGATGACTATACCAAATGTATATCATGAATCCACTCCTGTAGGAAAAGATGAAGAGGACAACCTTCTTGTGAGAACTTGGGGAGAACCTACTGAATTTGAATATGAGCCAAAAAATCACTGGGAACTTGGTGAAGAGCTAGGGATTCTTGATTTTGAAAGAGGAGCAAAACTAGGTGGAGCTAGATTTACAGTTTATAGAGGGCTTGGTGCCAGATTAGAGAGAGCATTAATAAACTTCATGCTTGATCTTCATACAACTGAACATGGCTATACTGAGCATATAACTCCTTTTCTAGTAAGAAGAGATATTTGTGAAGGTACAGGACAACTTCCGAAATTTGAAGATGACATGTATAAGACAACAGACGAGATGTTCCTTATATCAACGTCTGAAATAACACTTACCAACCTCCACAGAAAAGAGATATTAGAAGAAAGTGACCTTCCAAAATACTATACTGCTCACTCTCCTTGTTTTAGAAGAGAGGCAGGTTCATATGGAAGAGATGTAAAAGGACTTATAAGACAGCACCAGTTTAATAAAGTAGAGATGGTAAAAATAACAACACCTGAAAACTCTTATGATGAATTAGATAAAATGGTTGTAAATGCTGAGACTGTTCTTCAGAAACTAGGACTTCCTTACAGACTTGTACAGCTTTGTAGTGGGGATATAGGATTCTCTGCAGCAAAAACTTATGACCTTGAAGTATGGCTTCCAGGACAAGGGAAATACAGAGAGATCTCGTCTTGTTCAAACTGCGGGGATTTTCAGGCAAGAAGAATGGGATTAAAGTACAGACCAGAAGGAACTAAAAAGAGTGAGTTTGTTAATACACTAAATGGTTCTGGAGTAGCAGTGGGAAGAGCCCTTCTTGCAATAATGGAAAACTACCAGCAGGAAGATGGTTCAATAATTATACCAGAAGCTTTAAGACCTTATATGGGGGGAATAGATGTTATTAAAAAGTAG